Sequence from the Phragmites australis chromosome 11, lpPhrAust1.1, whole genome shotgun sequence genome:
AGAAATGTTTTGATCTGTTATTTGAGTAAACTAAGATGTTAGATAATGGGAATTCAAATTAATTGATCAAACTATGGAATGCGATAAAGTGGAGATTCAAAATTACAATATTTCTAAGAAAAACATGTAACATGTTTCAAGTAAGAAACAATAAAACATTAATATATATCCTGAAGCATTTTGGAGATCTGTCACAGGAAATTACCACTACTAATCAATAACGTCCATGCAATTGTACATGACTCTATGTTCTTTAATCAATTCAAACAAAAGGataatattaaattttaaaGGAAGGACAATGCAGCTCACTAAGTAGGACATGAGGCTAGaacaagatagcaaaatatcCTGTTATAATCCGAGGTCATAACAGTCGGATCATAATGGGGATAAACATCCGCCGGGAGGATAACCGGGTGGTGTCACctgctagggatgagatattaTACTCTATATGCGAGAAACTTAGAATATTACAGAAGACTAGATtcattcttcttgcttgcttccctGAAGGGGGTGTGGCTGCTCTTTATATCTAGAGCTTGGCCGACTCTAAACCTACTATGACTCGAGTCCTAAACATACTCCATTTCAAAGTCCTCCCTGATTACAACCTATCTATTTCCATCTACTTACTCTACTTCTCCTAGACACTAACTCTACTTCTCCTAGATGAGTTCAATTCTGCTAACATATCTAACTCTATCTTCTTAGCCGAACTAACTCTACTAACCTTTCCTAATCCGACTGACCTTCTGATCCTAATCCTAAATTGGCTCATTTAGTGGAATCCGACTACGCTAACTTATCTGGTACTCAGCCACCACTTCTGTTGTTGGCCTCTTTGACCCTTCTCCTGCTATATGTGTTGCCGTACATAACATATCCGGTTCACCCAATGAACAAGCCTAACAGAAGTTATTCACATCTTAACATGACATGTAAACATGGAACTTCAGTTGTAAACATACTCCTATCCTAATAGTTCAACATCCAAATACTTTTCAAATGAATAGAACTACAGATAAAGACTTATATTGCATGCTGAGACAAGTTTACCTAGCTCTTCTATGTAATCGAATATTCGTATTCTTTATATCATGCTATCAAATATACATATGGTTGCAGGTTATCTGGTCTGCTTCCAATCTGCTTAAATAGATCCACAAATTTTCACTTTCCCAACATTCTAACAATAAGGGGAAATGCAGGCGAAGCGATATGAATTTAAAAGGCTAACAACTGGAACGAGTTATTAGTACATGACCTTTGACTGATTTAGATGTTAACAGGATACCGCTGAAGAAAACTCACGGCCAAATAATTAGTTTACAAATTTCTATGTGCCATAAGAATATCATCTATGTCAACCTCAAAGACCAATGCTAATCATCTGATTACCACAAAAGAAACAGACTCAAAAGTAAGACCATTAATGGGAGCAGAAAATGCATAGAAGTGTGTAAAATATAAACATGGCAAGTACTAAAATAACATTAAAAAACTATACCACAATAACTAAGACAAATAGTAGGAAATGTTACAATTCAAGTGGGGGGAAAAACCTACCACGGGTTCAAGAGATACACCAACTTCACTCAGCTCGATGATAATCCTATCATTGAAGCACATCTCACTATATTGGAACTCAGGCCACACCTTGGCTTTCTCCATGACATTACCGCTTTTATGTGACAGTTCATCATTATATTTCCAGTCAGAATCCATCATCAAGCCATTTGGACCCCTCACTGAAGCTTCAAAATTCATAAAAGGCTCTAACTTATAATTATGTGAATGAGACTTCCATCCTCCTTCATCGGATTGAATTTCATGTGTATCAAATGGATACCCCTCACTTATGTAAGTGTTGTTGGCAATACTGTCAACCTTATCTTCATCAATCAAAGCTTGAATAAGTCTTTGGCCAACTGAAGCACCTCCTCGCACCCCAATCCCGTGGACAAGTTGATCCAGGATAGGTTCAATGCAGCTTGTCTCCCAGGCAACCCCTATGCCATTATCCAACTGATTCAAGCCATAACCATTTGGAAGGGCAGTGTGATCATCTTTGTTGCTAGCAGCCGGAGTTGATGGCTGTGAAATGTATTCAAGACCCCCCTGTATAGGGGAAAAATATTAAGCATAATAAACCGGACCTAATTTAGATGTAGTTATAAATGACTTCTACCATTTCTACACATAGTAACTGCTCAGAAATGCATTGCCAACAGGATAATTTTGCTAGTCCTGCAGGAAATGGAGTGAGGCAAAATATAAGGTACCTTATATTTCTGGCTTTCATCTCCTTCCACTGACCTGCTCGAGGTGGAGTCATCCGGCAGATGTATCTAACAAATTCAAGTATTTATCAACAAACAATAAATCAATCTACTGAAGAGCAAACTATACTTCTTTTGATACAATACAAAATTACCACATGTTACCTGTTGACTTAGATAGGCTATGTCTTCTGTGGTCAAAGAAGCAAAGAAAGGTTCAACCTGCCGCCAGAACGGACTTGCACAAGCAGATCCTGCAACGAGCAAAAGTAGTATCATTCAACGGTTcccaaaaggagaagaaaaaaagggagGAAACAGAATTTCAAAAGTAAAGTCAATACTTAGGGCAGCGTTTGCTGCAGCAAGAAGCTCCTCGTGGTCATCTTCCGATTGCACTGAAAAGTAAACAAGGCAAGTTCAATCGCATGGTCCCATAGAATTGTTGTAATTGCAAAGAACACTATAATCAATAACAAGAGAAGCTGTTGAGCACTTACAAGGAGAGTCTGATTGCACACTGCTACTTATGTGCCTTGGTCGTGCATTGCCTTTGCGCTCAGATATCTTCTTCAACATTGGTCTTCCAGATTTACTACATGGAAAACTCAGAGTTATACTATTGATGAGCTAAATACAACTGCTTATTAGCTGAGGAAGAAATCACCTTTCATTTCTCTCTGAGACTGTCCTCACACTTCTTTGTTTTGTAGTCAGAGAATTTTCAAGCTTGTCAATTGATACAGGAGTGCCAGGCCTGGTAGGAGTAAAACCCCGTCCAGCCCTTCCTTGTCTCCTTGCAGCATCCCCAATATCCTCATCAGCAGACAACTTATTCCATTTGGAAGGATGCCCAAGCATAGCAATCTTCTGAAAACCAGAACCATGCCCGTCATCCAGTTCACCAGCCCTTTTGCTTTTGTCCCTTAACTTTTTCTCAGCAACTACAGGCTCATCACCTTCAGATCCAGTTGAGAGTCCATGATCTCCCCGTTTTGTTTGTTGAAGACCATTTACAGATGCACGCCTTAGTAACCCTGTAGAATCTTCATTGACAGGACTGTCTAGCGAACCTCGTACCAGTGCACTATCAGTAcctgtgataatagggactaaATTTGACTTCCTTGCAGAACGGGATATCTTCTGAGGCCTCTGCCCACCCCACTGGGTGGGAGGAGATAATGAATGTGTAGACTTCGTACGCTTAGGATTGCCAGATCCACCAGCAGAAATTAACTTATTTGTACCAGAAGGATGTTCCAAATCATCAGAACTAGTTTGTAATCGATGCATGTTTGGAGATGACTTCAATAATGAACCCGAATTCGATCGGGGTCCCCTCGCAGACCCATTCACCTTTGGTAATGATGAGACATTACCTCCACTGTCATCTTCGTTAGGCCTGAAAGTTCAATGTGTCACGCCCAGATtctatgggtttggttgtgtaAGTTGGGTTGGTGGTGGAATACTAAGCACAGCTATGAAGAAAAACTAAGCAGAAGATAACTACCTTTACTCTATGCGGTAAATGATGAAGTAGAGAATCGCAGAGTGAAAGAGGTAGAGAAGCATATCTTACTTGTTAATGGTTCTTGGATTGGAGATTTCTTTATCTAAAACAGCTTGACGATCTCTTTTGTTAGTAGGATGGAAACCACTGTCTTGGTCACTCCTATTCAAGGATCGTCCAACTAGGTCATTTTGTGCAGAAAGTAAATCTGCTTTAGTAGTGCCAGATGCAACAGCTCCAGACCTGCACATTCAGTTTCATATAATTGACACCCAGAAGccagaaaggaaaaaggaatGCACAATAAGCTTTCTGTTGGTTATATaaaaaactttatatcaaaGTATAATCAATTTAATCAAATTGCAAAATATTTAGAAAGAAATTTATTAACATGTTTCATGATTGTTAACAGTGAAGTTTCCCATTAAAAAAGATCAAATGGAAAACATTGCAGCATCAATAGAGAATTAGAAGAATGAAAAAACACCAAGCATAACGTGGTAAAATTTCTGACCTGAAACTAGGGGAACTTGCCATTCTTGCCCTACCATCATTACTAAACTTGTGTTGCATGCCTTGTTTTGACTCCCGGTCTACATCAGCAGTCCTTGAAGCACCAGCCAATGACATGTCTGCCTTAATGGCAGAACGCTTTTTCTTCATCTTTGGCTTCTCCCAACCATCAATACTAGTTGCCAAACCTCTGATTTTTTCTTCCGGGATTGCTGAACCGCCATTGGTGGCTTTGCCAGGATCTGAGATTCTATCAACAGGCCCCGGACCCCTTGATGGACCAGCGGTCCTTGCATCCATCTAATAAATCAGAAATATTAGGGAAAAATTAGCAAATGGTACGCAAATCCATAGTAGGTCAAATAAGGCATCAAATGATATGGTCTCTATGCACAGGAAGTATGGAATTATTATCAGATGCAAGTTAACAATGGCAATGGAATACATTGAACATACTAAAAATCAACAATTATGCCACATGACAAAATGGACAAATATGTCAGAATAACACAAGGCTTGTGTTGATATACAGGAAAGTTCACATAGATAAATGACTTCAAAGCAAGCAACATGTTCTCTGCTTATCAGAGAACTCAATTGTAACATTTTAGCCAACGCTATTGCAACTAATTATTTAAGACCATcttctaaaaaaactatttaaaaccGTTATAGAAGGATAAGAGCAAAAATCAAATGACTAAATGAAGATTTGCAGATGCAAGACACAACCTCCACCATGGATGTCCGTATTCTCCTGTTTTGTCCTAT
This genomic interval carries:
- the LOC133885493 gene encoding uncharacterized protein LOC133885493 → MASGTKSDLVSGSPDGHGYFNAQRGPYAAASLERSGSFREGVDGYAIFPASSSSRSAVVDSATLLQSLAVDLRTATVDHKTSRLDLKKSISSIIGTSPEDSISTPLGRNLPNSVEEIRRMKNNLNDNSNKARERARAFGGAVIKIERLCPNIVRKRSRGDGSSNERSSALLSGGVIPKNVPQSHLNADDIELGPQRGEERTKNIGQNRRIRTSMVEMDARTAGPSRGPGPVDRISDPGKATNGGSAIPEEKIRGLATSIDGWEKPKMKKKRSAIKADMSLAGASRTADVDRESKQGMQHKFSNDGRARMASSPSFRSGAVASGTTKADLLSAQNDLVGRSLNRSDQDSGFHPTNKRDRQAVLDKEISNPRTINKPNEDDSGGNVSSLPKVNGSARGPRSNSGSLLKSSPNMHRLQTSSDDLEHPSGTNKLISAGGSGNPKRTKSTHSLSPPTQWGGQRPQKISRSARKSNLVPIITGTDSALVRGSLDSPVNEDSTGLLRRASVNGLQQTKRGDHGLSTGSEGDEPVVAEKKLRDKSKRAGELDDGHGSGFQKIAMLGHPSKWNKLSADEDIGDAARRQGRAGRGFTPTRPGTPVSIDKLENSLTTKQRSVRTVSERNESKSGRPMLKKISERKGNARPRHISSSVQSDSPLQSEDDHEELLAAANAALRSACASPFWRQVEPFFASLTTEDIAYLSQQIHLPDDSTSSRSVEGDESQKYKGGLEYISQPSTPAASNKDDHTALPNGYGLNQLDNGIGVAWETSCIEPILDQLVHGIGVRGGASVGQRLIQALIDEDKVDSIANNTYISEGYPFDTHEIQSDEGGWKSHSHNYKLEPFMNFEASVRGPNGLMMDSDWKYNDELSHKSGNVMEKAKVWPEFQYSEMCFNDRIIIELSEVGVSLEPVPDLAQSEDEDINAEICKLEGQLHKQVAEKKNLLLKLDGIARTAKESQQSEFSRRAMDRLLLRAYEKYMAFYGPNVPSGKNVNRAGRHAALIFVKRTLARCQNYEEVGTSCFDEPTFKDMFVSVTSHRSGPDAASQDNNNTMVKSVHRASASDASRGSSHLSDLSFAKEDPWTNNVKQRELLLDEVVGSITGGTLKTSGLDTSLVSNIKGKRSERDREGKGHNRDVARSGRPSSSNTKGERKNKTKPKQKTANISAPVSSTPRDPQLPAKITPSNNGKGGTAAAVRHDEPANASNDAEMPDLSNLELPGMDVDFGGWLNIDDDDGLQDLDLMGLEIPMDDINEINLMI